From Elusimicrobiota bacterium, the proteins below share one genomic window:
- a CDS encoding NADH-quinone oxidoreductase subunit H, whose translation MLEALFAILVFPGFLFLSVAGLFAEYVDRIFYARLQNRLGPPWFQPFADFIKLISKEDIIPEEAEPRIFKALPVIAVASVATSFLYIPLWKDTSLLSFQGDIIVVLYLLTIPTLTFFLGGWYSTSLFSIVGATRVLTQFFAYEVPLFMGILSAALLANSWSLSDIIHFYHMHPLYMIFNIIGFVVSLIALQGKLEKVPFDIPEAETEIVAGAFTEYSGRFLAFFRIAIDMELVAGAALISAIFLPFGYHLPYMAGFFVFILKTLFIIFLLSVFRSLFARLRIDQMTRFCWKYLAPAAILQIFINLLIGGFLLK comes from the coding sequence ATGTTAGAAGCTTTGTTTGCAATTTTAGTGTTCCCGGGATTTTTATTCTTAAGCGTTGCGGGCCTTTTTGCCGAATACGTTGACAGAATATTCTATGCCCGGCTTCAAAACCGCTTGGGCCCTCCGTGGTTTCAGCCGTTTGCAGATTTTATTAAACTTATTTCTAAAGAAGATATAATCCCCGAGGAAGCCGAGCCAAGAATATTTAAAGCACTGCCCGTAATTGCGGTGGCATCCGTAGCTACATCGTTTCTTTATATCCCGCTTTGGAAAGACACGTCGCTTCTTTCTTTCCAAGGAGACATTATAGTTGTTTTATATCTTTTGACAATCCCGACATTAACCTTTTTCCTTGGCGGGTGGTATTCAACATCGCTTTTTTCAATTGTCGGCGCAACAAGAGTCCTCACACAGTTTTTTGCATACGAAGTACCTCTTTTTATGGGAATACTTTCAGCCGCTCTTTTGGCAAATTCCTGGTCACTTTCAGACATCATACATTTTTATCATATGCACCCGCTTTATATGATATTTAATATTATCGGATTCGTTGTTTCGCTGATCGCTCTTCAGGGCAAACTTGAAAAAGTTCCGTTTGATATTCCTGAAGCAGAAACAGAAATCGTAGCGGGGGCGTTTACTGAATATTCGGGACGGTTTCTTGCTTTTTTCAGAATAGCGATTGATATGGAACTTGTCGCCGGCGCAGCGCTTATTTCGGCTATCTTTCTCCCTTTCGGATATCATCTTCCGTATATGGCTGGTTTTTTTGTTTTTATATTAAAAACTCTATTTATAATATTTTTACTTTCTGTTTTCAGGTCTCTTTTTGCCCGCTTGAGAATTGACCAGATGACTAGATTCTGCTGGAAGTATCTTGCACCGGCGGCAATTTTGCAGATATTTATCAATTTGCTGATCGGAGGATTCCTTTTAAAATGA
- a CDS encoding NADH-quinone oxidoreductase subunit B family protein, translated as MKIIDKVINWARLKSPWIIHFNTGACNACDIEIVAAITPRYDLERFGVLLKGTPRHADVLVCSGPVTRQIKDRLIRIYEQMPEPKFVVAVGTCACSGGVFAGCYNVEGGIDSVIPVSAYIPGCPASPEAIIDGVVKLLSSLELKEEQEAVVSVKG; from the coding sequence ATGAAGATAATTGATAAAGTAATCAATTGGGCAAGGCTTAAATCGCCGTGGATTATACATTTTAATACCGGCGCCTGTAATGCCTGTGATATTGAAATTGTCGCTGCAATTACTCCGCGATACGATCTTGAGCGTTTCGGCGTACTGCTTAAAGGAACCCCAAGGCATGCCGACGTTTTAGTTTGTTCCGGCCCGGTTACACGGCAAATTAAAGACCGTTTAATAAGAATTTATGAACAAATGCCCGAACCAAAATTTGTCGTCGCTGTAGGAACATGCGCTTGTTCCGGCGGCGTGTTTGCCGGCTGCTACAATGTTGAAGGAGGAATTGATTCGGTAATTCCCGTTTCGGCATATATACCAGGATGTCCTGCAAGCCCTGAAGCAATTATTGACGGGGTTGTAAAACTTCTTTCATCGCTGGAACTGAAGGAAGAACAAGAGGCAGTGGTAAGTGTTAAGGGTTAG
- a CDS encoding proton-conducting transporter membrane subunit: MLSLFILIPFFILILINLFFSKAVKKLTFWIAAVLFLFQALIVIFKPIEFWSGKLPSIEKLFPFSLYIDNLALVMLLSIGIIAFISLIVGQNTINDGTKRFNFINVLVLANIGMNGIVLVKDIFSLYVFLEITAVSSFILISLNRDMEALEGAFKYLILSSVATVMMLTSIALLVMYVGDTSYETIGTFFKNQQFIPFFILVAVSAFVGGLFIKGGLFPFHGWLPDAYSSAPSSVSVFLAGIVTKITGIYTLMRLIISVFGFSPTLQNLLLIVGALSILFGAFSALGQKDFKRMLAYSSISQMGYIIISLGTGTPLGIAGAVFHFFNHAIFKSQLFINSAALEEQTGTRNMDELGGLQSKMPVTSATSLIAFLSTAGIPPLAGFWSKLIIIIALWNSNHKIYALIAILAGVITLAYFLSMNHRVFFGILLEKLENIKEAKPGILFPAVLLTIITILVGLFFPFILNTFILPVQSILG; this comes from the coding sequence GTGTTATCTCTTTTTATATTAATTCCATTTTTTATACTCATTTTGATAAACCTCTTTTTTAGCAAAGCGGTTAAAAAACTGACTTTCTGGATCGCAGCCGTTCTTTTTCTTTTCCAGGCGTTAATTGTAATATTTAAGCCTATTGAGTTCTGGTCAGGAAAACTCCCGTCAATAGAAAAACTTTTTCCTTTCAGTTTATACATAGATAATTTAGCGCTTGTGATGCTTCTTTCAATAGGAATTATTGCTTTTATATCGCTTATTGTCGGACAAAATACTATTAATGACGGCACCAAAAGATTCAATTTCATCAACGTGCTTGTACTGGCAAATATCGGAATGAACGGAATTGTTTTAGTTAAAGATATTTTTTCCCTTTACGTTTTTCTTGAAATTACCGCGGTTTCGTCTTTTATATTGATTTCGCTGAACAGGGATATGGAAGCACTTGAAGGAGCTTTCAAATATCTTATACTTTCTTCGGTAGCGACGGTGATGATGCTTACTTCTATTGCTCTTTTAGTTATGTATGTCGGAGATACTTCGTATGAAACTATCGGCACTTTTTTCAAGAATCAGCAATTTATACCCTTCTTTATACTTGTGGCCGTATCTGCCTTTGTAGGCGGACTTTTCATCAAAGGAGGCCTTTTTCCGTTTCACGGCTGGCTGCCCGACGCATACTCAAGCGCTCCTTCAAGCGTGTCAGTTTTTCTTGCGGGAATAGTTACAAAAATTACGGGGATATACACCCTTATGCGCCTTATAATATCGGTGTTCGGTTTTTCGCCGACACTTCAAAATTTGCTTCTAATTGTCGGAGCACTATCAATTCTTTTCGGCGCTTTTTCGGCGCTCGGCCAGAAAGATTTTAAAAGGATGCTGGCCTATTCAAGCATAAGCCAAATGGGATATATAATAATAAGCCTCGGGACAGGAACCCCTCTCGGAATAGCCGGGGCAGTTTTTCATTTCTTCAACCATGCGATATTTAAATCGCAACTCTTCATAAATTCTGCCGCGTTGGAAGAACAAACCGGAACAAGAAACATGGACGAGCTTGGCGGATTGCAGTCAAAAATGCCTGTTACCAGCGCAACGTCTTTGATAGCATTTCTTTCTACCGCAGGTATTCCTCCTCTTGCGGGTTTCTGGAGCAAGCTTATTATCATTATTGCGTTATGGAATTCTAACCATAAAATATATGCTTTAATTGCCATCCTAGCCGGCGTTATAACTTTAGCTTATTTTCTGTCAATGAATCACAGAGTATTTTTTGGAATTCTTTTGGAAAAATTAGAAAATATTAAAGAAGCGAAACCGGGTATTTTATTTCCTGCGGTTTTGTTGACTATTATAACAATCTTGGTTGGGTTATTTTTCCCGTTTATTTTAAATACTTTTATTTTGCCGGTGCAATCAATACTTGGTTAA
- a CDS encoding NADH-quinone oxidoreductase subunit K has translation MTLFDMNTFFKLSFVFIPLLFIIGFYCIIITHNLIRVLVGLELIIKAVTLLLVVVGYTTNHTVLMQSYIITLIIIEVVVIAVAAGIVVNVAKQTGSLDTRNLRTLKG, from the coding sequence ATGACGCTATTTGATATGAATACTTTTTTTAAGCTGTCTTTCGTTTTTATACCTCTGCTATTTATTATCGGATTTTATTGCATAATAATTACGCATAACCTTATAAGAGTATTGGTAGGCCTTGAACTAATAATCAAAGCGGTTACGCTGCTTTTGGTTGTCGTGGGATATACAACAAACCATACAGTTTTAATGCAGTCCTATATTATCACTTTAATAATAATTGAAGTTGTCGTAATAGCCGTCGCTGCAGGAATAGTAGTTAATGTGGCAAAACAAACCGGTTCTTTAGACACAAGAAACTTGAGAACACTTAAAGGATGA
- a CDS encoding NADH-quinone oxidoreductase subunit C, with translation MSNEETIKNELTGKFSFIGEKIRIQRERRIFADIDFPKFSEVFDYAVKNMSFTVLCTITGLDEGDNFAFYYHLARRDGTMLNIKTFAPKSNPTIKTVTNYFPSAHIYERELEDLFGIKVEGLPSGQRYPLPDNWPVGQYPLRKDWKIENLKK, from the coding sequence ATGTCAAATGAAGAAACCATAAAAAACGAACTCACCGGCAAATTTTCATTTATCGGCGAAAAAATTCGTATTCAAAGGGAAAGAAGGATTTTTGCTGATATTGATTTTCCCAAATTTTCCGAAGTGTTTGATTATGCAGTAAAAAATATGAGCTTTACGGTTCTTTGCACTATTACAGGTTTGGATGAAGGAGATAATTTTGCGTTTTATTATCATCTTGCACGAAGAGACGGGACTATGCTGAATATTAAAACTTTTGCGCCAAAATCAAATCCGACAATTAAAACTGTCACAAATTATTTTCCTTCGGCTCACATATATGAACGAGAACTGGAAGATTTATTCGGTATTAAAGTAGAAGGACTTCCGTCGGGGCAGCGCTATCCTCTGCCGGATAACTGGCCGGTAGGGCAGTATCCCTTGAGAAAAGATTGGAAAATCGAAAATTTGAAAAAGTGA
- a CDS encoding 4Fe-4S binding protein: MKIRPGAMLKEVLSHVAKKPATELYPFEKKEKPDKFRGKLKFYPEKCIGCLLCMKDCPSDAITITKVGEKKFECEIRLDKCIYCGQCVLSCPKQALEMTKDFELAGLDRKKLRVTFKNETKPADQPKTNTGPDDTSKK, encoded by the coding sequence ATGAAAATAAGGCCCGGCGCCATGCTAAAAGAAGTTTTGTCCCATGTCGCAAAGAAACCGGCGACGGAGCTTTATCCTTTTGAAAAAAAAGAAAAGCCGGACAAGTTCCGCGGAAAACTGAAATTTTATCCCGAAAAATGTATCGGCTGCCTTTTATGCATGAAAGACTGCCCTTCCGACGCAATTACTATTACAAAAGTCGGAGAAAAAAAATTTGAATGCGAAATAAGGCTGGACAAATGCATCTACTGCGGCCAGTGCGTATTATCGTGCCCTAAACAGGCGCTTGAGATGACTAAGGATTTTGAACTGGCAGGCCTTGACAGGAAAAAACTTAGGGTAACGTTTAAAAATGAAACAAAACCAGCTGACCAACCAAAAACAAACACCGGACCTGACGACACTTCTAAAAAATAG
- the hycI gene encoding hydrogenase maturation peptidase HycI: MKQNQLTNQKQTPDLTTLLKNSLSGAEKVAILGIGSELRGDDICGMLIAEKLNKKFNKNSSIKVFFGGTAPENLTGEIKKFEPSHVIMLDAADISKEPGTISFIDPEIVGGISFSTHMMPIKIMVDYLYQDMKCKSVIVGIQPKSIHFGVKPSKEVLKSVDQVVSSVQKVLKSI, translated from the coding sequence ATGAAACAAAACCAGCTGACCAACCAAAAACAAACACCGGACCTGACGACACTTCTAAAAAATAGCTTATCCGGCGCCGAAAAAGTCGCAATTCTGGGCATAGGTTCAGAGCTTCGCGGTGACGATATCTGCGGAATGCTGATCGCGGAAAAGCTAAATAAGAAATTTAACAAAAACTCTTCAATAAAAGTATTTTTCGGCGGGACCGCACCGGAAAACCTTACCGGCGAAATAAAGAAATTTGAGCCAAGCCATGTAATAATGCTTGATGCCGCAGACATTTCCAAAGAACCCGGCACTATAAGTTTTATTGACCCTGAAATTGTCGGCGGGATTTCTTTTTCAACTCATATGATGCCTATTAAGATTATGGTTGATTATCTATACCAAGATATGAAATGCAAATCGGTGATTGTCGGCATACAGCCCAAATCCATACACTTCGGAGTAAAGCCTTCAAAAGAAGTCTTGAAATCCGTAGACCAGGTTGTCTCATCCGTCCAAAAAGTATTGAAATCAATTTAA
- a CDS encoding NADH-quinone oxidoreductase subunit L produces the protein MENINPILLLIFTPIIFGLLILFIPNKLRGFKEVIAFLVTAFCFVLAIYLFKSKEIYFSVPWIGYGIDFQLRLYNFSQFTLLFASGFIFLVTLYSTTFMYDKNYLNQYYSYLLLTLGFSSGVVLADNLVVMLFFWEGLLLTTFGTISIGNKNAYKTAIKAFLIIGITDLCLMLGIGLVYYITGTLTISKISIPLTTSLSAAAFTFMMIGAIAKGGSMPFHSWIPDAAIDAPLPFMAFLPASLEKLLGIYLLTRITLNLFQMTPGSWVSLMLMIIGAVTILLAVMMALVQKDFKRLLSYHAISQFGYMVLGIGTAVPVGIVGGIFHMINNALYKSCLFLTGGAVEKQTGTTNLENLGGLGRKMPVTFICFAVTAIAISGVPPLNGFFSKELVMDGALERHWIFYVAALVGSFFTAASFLKLGHSAFLGKLQDQHKNVKEVPLTMLFPMIIIAFVCILFGLYNSLPIKHMIQPLLGEHLLEGKNFAGFPSNLILVGLTVITLAGALINHIYGVKRTGKGIGAIDHIHYAPVLNQIYNLAEKRFFDPYDIALKIVNIIAKISFFADRAIDWLYNGFSVGGAYLLSTLLRKSNTGSYSSYIVWSLVGIFCIFVFSLF, from the coding sequence ATGGAAAATATCAATCCTATTTTGCTATTAATTTTTACGCCCATTATTTTCGGGCTTTTAATTCTTTTTATACCGAATAAACTGCGCGGATTTAAAGAAGTTATTGCATTTTTAGTCACTGCGTTTTGCTTTGTGCTTGCAATATATTTATTTAAATCCAAAGAAATTTATTTTTCTGTTCCTTGGATCGGCTATGGTATCGATTTTCAGCTTCGGCTTTACAATTTTAGCCAGTTTACGCTACTTTTTGCTTCAGGATTTATTTTTCTCGTCACCTTATATTCAACAACCTTCATGTATGATAAAAATTATTTAAACCAATATTATTCATACTTGCTTTTGACTCTGGGTTTTTCAAGCGGTGTTGTACTTGCGGATAATCTTGTTGTAATGCTTTTTTTCTGGGAGGGCCTCCTTCTAACGACTTTCGGAACAATTTCGATAGGGAATAAGAACGCTTATAAAACCGCGATAAAAGCTTTTCTTATAATCGGAATTACAGATCTTTGTTTGATGCTGGGAATAGGACTTGTCTATTATATAACAGGCACTCTAACGATATCAAAAATAAGTATCCCTTTAACGACCTCTTTGAGCGCCGCCGCTTTCACTTTCATGATGATAGGAGCAATTGCAAAAGGCGGTTCAATGCCTTTCCATTCATGGATACCGGACGCAGCAATTGACGCACCTCTTCCTTTTATGGCTTTCTTACCAGCATCCCTGGAAAAACTTTTGGGAATTTATCTTCTTACAAGAATAACGCTTAATCTGTTTCAGATGACTCCGGGCTCCTGGGTTTCATTAATGCTGATGATTATTGGAGCCGTAACAATACTTCTTGCAGTCATGATGGCATTAGTGCAAAAAGATTTTAAAAGACTTCTTTCCTATCACGCAATAAGTCAGTTCGGATATATGGTACTGGGCATAGGAACAGCTGTCCCCGTTGGCATTGTCGGAGGAATTTTTCATATGATAAACAATGCCCTGTACAAAAGCTGCCTATTTTTAACCGGTGGGGCGGTTGAAAAACAGACAGGAACAACTAATCTTGAAAACCTCGGCGGTCTCGGAAGAAAAATGCCGGTTACATTTATTTGTTTTGCAGTCACCGCCATAGCGATTTCCGGAGTCCCACCGCTAAATGGCTTTTTCTCAAAAGAGCTTGTCATGGACGGCGCGCTTGAAAGACATTGGATATTTTATGTTGCCGCGCTTGTCGGTTCGTTTTTTACAGCAGCATCTTTTTTAAAACTCGGCCATTCGGCATTTTTGGGCAAACTTCAGGACCAGCATAAAAACGTAAAAGAAGTTCCGTTAACGATGCTTTTTCCGATGATTATAATAGCCTTCGTTTGTATCCTTTTCGGATTATACAACTCCCTGCCCATAAAACATATGATTCAGCCGTTGTTAGGAGAACATCTGCTTGAAGGGAAAAACTTTGCGGGTTTCCCTTCGAATTTGATACTTGTGGGTTTAACTGTTATAACTCTTGCGGGAGCTTTGATTAACCACATATACGGCGTAAAAAGGACCGGAAAAGGCATCGGTGCAATAGACCACATTCATTATGCGCCGGTTTTAAACCAGATTTACAACCTTGCTGAAAAAAGATTTTTTGACCCGTACGATATCGCTCTTAAAATAGTCAATATTATCGCAAAAATATCTTTTTTTGCCGACCGCGCAATAGACTGGCTTTATAACGGATTTTCGGTCGGCGGTGCTTATTTACTCAGCACTCTTTTAAGAAAATCCAACACCGGCAGTTATTCTTCATATATAGTATGGTCGCTGGTCGGAATATTTTGTATTTTTGTATTTAGTCTTTTCTAG
- a CDS encoding nickel-dependent hydrogenase large subunit: MGKVTVPIGPQHPALKEPESFSITLSGEKIVNMTVRLGYNHRGIEKACESRSYIQDMYLVERICGICSHTHATCFIQAVEEIAGLQVPKRGLYIRTIVAELERIHSHLLWLGVAGHELGFDTLLMYTWRDREVVMDLLAMLTGNRVNYSANVIGGVKRDITPEQAKQVLKDMDTLEERTRYYIQIAQEEVTLIKRLSKVGTLSHDDAIRLGAVGPTARASNVDSDVRRDDPYAAYAELDFKVVTDTHNDVYGRTLVRVFELMESYKMIRQLIKNLPAGTISVRAPRKIPAGEAVSRYEAPRGEDIHYVKSNGTEMPERVKVRAPTLANLQSVAKMLEDGYLADAPIVIAAIDPCFSCTDRMIIRIKDEDGRSKGAFDWKTLRQYSIDWYSNQGIDFKKLKLK, from the coding sequence ATGGGAAAAGTAACGGTGCCTATAGGTCCTCAGCATCCAGCCTTAAAAGAACCTGAGAGTTTTTCCATAACTCTTTCAGGCGAAAAAATAGTCAATATGACCGTAAGATTGGGATACAACCACAGAGGAATAGAAAAGGCCTGCGAATCACGGAGCTACATTCAAGATATGTATTTGGTTGAACGAATCTGCGGGATATGCTCCCATACACATGCCACCTGTTTTATTCAAGCGGTTGAAGAAATAGCCGGGCTTCAAGTTCCAAAAAGAGGCCTTTATATACGGACCATTGTTGCAGAACTTGAACGCATACACAGCCATCTTTTATGGCTCGGGGTTGCCGGTCACGAGCTGGGCTTTGATACCCTTTTAATGTATACCTGGCGCGACCGCGAAGTTGTTATGGATCTTCTTGCCATGCTTACAGGAAACAGAGTAAACTATTCTGCCAATGTAATCGGAGGAGTAAAAAGAGACATCACTCCGGAACAAGCAAAGCAAGTATTGAAGGATATGGATACCCTTGAAGAAAGGACAAGATACTATATTCAAATTGCGCAAGAAGAAGTGACTCTGATAAAAAGGTTGTCAAAAGTTGGCACACTTTCTCATGATGACGCTATTAGGCTTGGAGCTGTCGGCCCCACGGCACGCGCTTCAAACGTTGATTCCGATGTAAGAAGAGATGATCCTTACGCTGCCTATGCCGAACTTGATTTTAAAGTTGTCACTGACACTCATAATGATGTCTACGGAAGAACTCTTGTCCGTGTCTTCGAGCTTATGGAATCTTACAAAATGATAAGGCAACTTATAAAAAATCTCCCCGCAGGGACTATTTCTGTAAGAGCACCGAGAAAAATTCCCGCCGGGGAAGCGGTATCAAGATATGAAGCTCCCCGCGGCGAAGATATTCATTATGTCAAATCTAACGGGACCGAGATGCCTGAACGCGTTAAAGTGAGAGCTCCCACGCTTGCAAATTTACAGTCAGTTGCAAAGATGCTTGAAGACGGCTATCTGGCTGATGCGCCCATAGTGATTGCCGCAATAGACCCTTGCTTTTCTTGCACGGACCGCATGATCATAAGAATTAAAGATGAGGACGGCAGATCAAAAGGCGCTTTTGATTGGAAAACCCTTCGGCAATACAGTATTGACTGGTATTCAAACCAAGGAATAGATTTTAAAAAACTTAAGCTAAAGTGA
- the ndhC gene encoding NADH-quinone oxidoreductase subunit A: MKYLIVQPPVAFLIILISTILASFISSFLSFKSKTKSEGKCKPYACGEDIQKSRVQPDYSQFFPFAFFFTIMHVLALILTTVPLVAIKYSGNVFLYVLAAVCGLLILFRKEKVED; encoded by the coding sequence ATGAAATACTTAATAGTTCAACCCCCCGTTGCATTTTTAATAATTTTAATTTCCACTATATTAGCGTCATTTATTTCATCCTTTCTCTCATTCAAAAGCAAAACTAAAAGCGAAGGAAAATGCAAACCGTATGCCTGCGGGGAAGACATACAAAAATCCAGGGTTCAGCCCGATTACAGCCAGTTTTTTCCATTTGCGTTCTTTTTCACTATCATGCATGTTCTGGCTCTTATATTAACAACAGTGCCCCTAGTTGCTATAAAATATTCCGGAAATGTGTTTCTTTATGTTTTAGCTGCCGTCTGCGGACTTTTAATATTATTTCGAAAGGAAAAGGTTGAGGATTAG